A single Fusarium oxysporum Fo47 chromosome IV, complete sequence DNA region contains:
- a CDS encoding tryptophan synthase beta subunit-like PLP-dependent enzyme translates to MANDSTHTQSQVYLSTRGGDYGLSFETVVLKGLAADGGLFLPHEIPAATEWQSWKDLSYQELAFQIFSLYISRSEIPAEDLQGIINRSYSTFRAQEVTPLVQLKDNLHLLELFHGPSYSFKDCALQFLGNLFEYLLARKNEGKEGKDRHHLTVVGATSGDTGSAAIHGLRGKKDVSVTILHPKGRVSPIQELQMTTCTDANVHNLAVTGTFDDCQDIVKALFGDPETNASLKLGAVNSINFSRILAQIVYYFYSYFSLAKKSSTFKVGDKVRFVVPTGNFGDILAGYFATRMGLPVDKLVIATNENDILDRFWKTGKYEKQPAKGPEAQGGLEIDGVKAHEEGVKETLSPAMDILVSSNFERLLWFLAYEFAATVGMDVEFNRKQAGQEVATWLKDLKVKGGFGPVYVDVLNSARKTFESERVSDPETLETIKNIYEQDGYILDPHSSIGVTASLRSAQRAEANLPHISLCTAHPAKFAGAVELALKDEKDFNFQEKVLPEEFVGLEKLPKRVSDVSNDWKAVRELVKEQMKGVSSDDEVNVADPVSGSTWVNLEVWLVSYLTKMRPHLFTLPLLSGLVSISAAANTESGYLATVTLAPTASGAEAFDLEEKRAECFQACYKTYGNYNSCTREGVAQCWCNESDDWVEREEDCVWDICGPSAYNLYATVLRRVCETVTASASQTIETGSTSSDERITSTFAETTSKSAAQTTSKAEASRAQATETSTSGSDSTTASSETAAATTSAEPNRACKRGSPLGVPLVLTIGAIYLAGMAF, encoded by the exons ATGGCGAACGATTCGACACATACGCAATCGCAAGTATACCTCTCAACAAGAGGCGGTGACTATGGT CTCTCCTTCGAGACCGTTGTCCTGAAGGGATTGGCTGCCGATGGCGGTCTTTTCCTCCCCCATGAGATTCCCGCAGCGACAGAATGG CAAAGCTGGAAAGACCTCTCGTACCAGGAATTGGCCTTCCAGATCTTCAGCCTCTACATCTCCCGCAGCGAAATCCCCGCCGAAGACCTACAAGGCATCATCAACCGAAGCTACTCTACGTTCCGCGCTCAAGAAGTCACACCCCTCGTCCAATTGAAGGACAACCTGCACCTCCTCGAACTCTTCCACGGCCCTAGTTACTCTTTCAAGGACTGTGCGCTGCAGTTCCTCGGTAACCTTTTCGAGTACCTTCTTGCGCGAAAGAACGAGGGCAAGGAGGGCAAGGACCGACATCATTTGACTGTTGTTGGTGCGACGAGTGGTGAT ACTGGATCCGCTGCTATTCATGGTTTGAGGGGTAAGAAGGATGTGTCTGTTACTATTCTGCATCCCAAGGGCCGTGTCAGCCCTATCCAGGAGCTTCAGATGACGACGTGCACTGATGCCAACGTGCACAACCTTGCCGTCACTGGTACCTTTGATGATTGCCAA GACATCGTCAAGGCCTTGTTTGGCGACCCCGAGACCAACGCCTCCCTCAAGCTCGGCGCCGTCAACTCCATCAACTTCTCCCGCATTCTCGCCCAGATCGTCTACTACTTCTACTCCTACTTCTCCCTCGCCAAGAAGTCCTCCACCTTCAAGGTCGGCGACAAGGTCCGCTTCGTCGTCCCCACCGGAAACTTTGGCGACATCCTCGCTGGCTACTTTGCCACTCGCATGGGTCTTCCCGTCGACAAGCTTGTTATCGCGACTAACGAGAACGATATCCTTGACCGATTCTGGAAGACTGGAAAGTACGAGAAGCAGCCTGCCAAGGGCCCCGAGGCCCAGGGTGGTCTGGAGATCGATGGTGTTAAGGCCCATGAGGAGGGCGTCAAGGAGACTCTTAGCCCTGCTATGGACATTCTGGTTTCGAGTAACTTTGAGCGTCTGCTTTGGTTCTTGGCTTACGAGTTTGCTGCTACTGTTGGTATGGATGTTGAGTTTAACCGAAAGCAAGCTGGTCAAGAAGTCGCCACTTGgctcaaggatctcaaggtcaagggcgGTTTCGGCCCCGTCTATGTCGATGTTCTCAACAGCGCCCGCAAGACCTTTGAGAGCGAACGTGTCAGCGATCCCGAGACCCTCGAGaccatcaagaacatctACGAGCAAGACGGCTACATTCTCGATCCTCACTCCTCCATCGGCGTCACCGCCTCTCTCCGATCTGCCCAACGCGCCGAGGCCAACCTTCCTCACATTTCTCTGTGCACAGCTCACCCCGCCAAGTTCGCTGGTGCCGTTGAGCTTGccctcaaggatgagaaggacttTAACTTCCAGGAGAAGGTTCTTCCCGAGGAGTTTGTCGGTCTTGAGAAGTTGCCTAAGCGTGTTTCTGATGTTTCGAATGATTGGAAGGCTGTGAGGGAGCTTGTCAAGGAgcaa ATGAAAGGTGTTAGTTCTG atgatgaagtgaATGTTGCTGATCCGGTCTCGGGAAG CACGTGGGTAAATCTTGAGGTTTGGCTGGT ATCTTATTTGACAAAAATGAGACCTCATTTGTTCACTCTGCCTTTGCTCTCGGGTCTGGTCAGCATATCAGCTGCAGCCAACACCGAAAGCGGCTATCTAGCAACCGTGACCCTCGCCCCAACAGCCTCAGGAGCCGAAGCTTTTGACCTTGAGGAAAAGCGCGCAGAATGTTTTCAAGCTTGTTACAAGACTTATGGAAACTACAATTCTTGTACTAGAGAAGGTGTTGCTCAGTGCTGGTGTAATGAGTCCGATGATTGGGTTGAGAGAGAGGAGGATTGTGTTTGGGACATCTGTGGCCCATCTGCTTATAACC TCTATGCGACTGTTTTGAGGAGGGTTTGTGAGACTGTTACGGCATCTGCTAGTCAGACCATTGAAACTGGATCAACG TCATCCGATGAGAGGATTACTTCAACTTTCGCAGAGACCACGAGCAAAAGCGCAGCCCAGACTACAAGCAAAGCTGAAGCTAGTCGAGCTCAAGCCACAGAGACTTCAACTTCTGGTAGTGATTCCACAACAGCTAGCAGTgagacagcagcagcaactaCGAGTGCTGAGCCCAACCGGGCCTGTAAAAGGGGTTCGCCTCTGGGTGTTCCACTGGTCCTTACGATTGGCGCAATCTATCTTGCTGGAATGGCTTTTTAA